Within the Setaria viridis chromosome 3, Setaria_viridis_v4.0, whole genome shotgun sequence genome, the region GGCCATATAGGCCCAGAGAAGggggttggaacttggaaccgTGGGCCTTGTAACACTGCCCCCCAGGCCTTTCCACTGGGCCTCGGGGATCGATCGTGTGTGCTCTCCTCCTGATTCGTAACGTACGTCTCGCTGGCTGCCTGCGCCCTCTGCAGATCTCTCTCTATTACCGTCGCTCAAGCCCAGCAAGGCGGCCACCATGTTCTCTCTCTGTCCATCTTCACTCACCAAGCTTCTTATCTTATTCACCTACGACTGCAAAACTTACCAGCCCTGCTAAGTGCCGTCAGTACTCATTACCACCAAGTCATCAGCAGAGCTAACACAGACCAAAATGgtcaacaacaaaaaaatcaATAGAAGCTAGCAGCCCACGAGCCCTTGTCGATGTGTGCAAGTATGCAGCACATGCTCTCTGTTGGGCGCCAGCGCCATTGGCCTAGCCCAAATTCCAAGGATACAACACTTGCTGTCACATCAACAGATCGATCCTCTAAAATTTTTTTCTGCTCCAGCGCTTCTCATGATCGAATAATGTGGATTAATTAAGATCAAGTCAACTGTGTGTATTATGAGATGAGCCACGCTTTGCCAgcgccgccggtcgccgtcgcctCAATCCGGCCGCCCCGCGCGGCCGGCTGGGGATGCCTCCACGCACGTGCACGCCATGTGTTCGCTCTCGACTAGATCGTGCTAGCTATCCTCTCTATCTATAAAACACGCTCGCTGCACTGAGGACACCGGCGGCCGCGTGCTCGATCGTGACCACCAATTGCCAACTATGGCGCGCCTGTTCCTCCCTGCCATCTTGCTGGCCCTCGTGCTGGTCGTCTCCAACGCCGGTgccgcggaggcggcgtggtggtcgGGGTGGAGGTGGGACTGCCTGTTCCCCAACAACGGCCGCGGCGGCTACGGCGACCACGGCCACGACGGCGACCTCCCgagccacagccacagccacgTGGCGTCGATCGTAACGGAGGACCTGTACCGCTCCTTCTTCCTGCACAAGGACGACGCCGCCTGCCCCGCGCGCGGCTTCTACAACTACACCTccttcctccgcgccgccgacgcgttCCCGGCgttcggcggcgacggcggcaacgCCACCCGGAGGCGCGAGGTGGCGGCGTTCCTGGCGCAGATCTCCCACGAGACGACCGGCGGGTGGGCGACGGCGCCTGACGGGCCCTTCGCGTGGGGCCTCTGCTTCAAGGAGGAGATCAACCCGCAGAGCAACTACTGCGACGCCAACAACACCCAGTGGCCGTGCGTCCCCGGCAAGTCCTACCATGGCCGCGGACCCATCCAGCTCTCATGGTGATAACTTGATCCAGCTCcatctcctcgtcctcctccattTCTGCTGGCAAGGTCGCCTTAATTGCATCACTTGGTGGCTGCTGTGATGTCGATCAGGAACTACAACTACGGGCCGGCGGGCAAGGCGGTGGGCTTCGACGGGCTGCGGGagccggaggtggtggcgggcgaCCCGGAGGTGGCGTTCAAGACGGCGCTGTGGTTCTGGATGACGCCGCGGGCGCCCAAGCCGTCGTGCCACGACGTGATGGTGGGGCGCTACCGGCCCAGCGGCGACGACCTGGCGAAGAACCGGACGGCGGGGTTCGGGCTGACGACCAACATCATCAACGGCGGGATCGAGTGCGGACCGAGCGGGAAGCCCGCGCCGGTGGAGGACCGGATCGGCTTCTTCAAGCGGTACTGCGGCATGCTCGGCGTCGACGTCGGGCCCAACTTGGACTGCGCCAACCAGCAGCCCTATTCCAGTCCTAGCTAGCCGCCTTTGAGGCTTTGACCCTTTGTTTTGTGCTCGCATCGCATGCATGCCTCATTCTGTGTTTGTACTGTACTCGCTGAGTTTCTCTTTGCCAACAATAAAGTTGGCGTTTCTTACAAGTTACAAACAAGATGGGCAACGTCGTTGAATCCTTAACTTCTCTAGTTGCAAGAATGTACTTACTACTATGAGAACTAATTAAGGAGGCACTTCTCTAGCTCGTTGAATCATCTGCTGCAAGTGTATGGAAGCAGCTGGAACCGTCGTAGACACGTGAAACGTGATGACGCACGAATGATTGGTTGGGTCGTCGTTGGGACCATAGGCAAGGCAGCTGTGCGTCCAAACTCCAAACAGGCCCCACGTACTGGCGTGCTCTTGCAGGGGAAGAAGAGAGGTAGCCCCAGGTCAGGTGGGTGCATCATCTGCTGGACTGGACGGACAGGAGCTAGCGATGAATTGATGCTTGCTTGGGGGGCACCGGAACCCCCGGTTGCTGAGTTCTTGGTTTAACTCTCTGAACGAAACAAGCAGAGCTTTGCACACACCGCGTTTCAGCAGGTCGCGTTTCGTCTGAACTGGAGATGCATCTCTTCCCTGATGTCACACGCACGCACTACTCGCTAGCAGTGGGCCGGGAGTGCTCGTTTAGTTTGTCGCTGCTTCGCAACCTAGTATGTAACATGTGTCGTCTGAGGGGTGGTGATCGAACGAAGCATCCGTCATCAGCAGAACCAACACCGAGATACGCATACAAAATTAAAGGTCGCAGCAGATGGCAACTTTGATTCGCTGAGAATTTGGCAAGCAGCGCAATCAGCACACGATTCTCAACAACTTTGATTAATTAATTGCAACGACGATCCATCAGCCGGGAAGAAACTTAACAAGTCGATCGATCAACAATCAACGTGATGAGATGATGAACAGCGAATAATCAAGTACTGGAatcaacgacgacgacgacgaccaagAGCGGGGGAACGAAATTAAACTAAACAAGAGTACTAGTAGCTAGCTAGACGGCATGAACACACCAGGAGCTAGCTGGAGCGCTAATCGACCAGATCGATCGATAGCACTCCTCCCGGCCTCTCTACTACTTGGTGATGGCGTAGATGGCGTAGATGATGCCGGGGAGGTAGCCGAGGAAGGTGAGGAGGAGGCAGATCCAGAACTCGTGCCCGCACCCGTGCTTGAGGAACACCCCCAGCGGCGGCAGGATGATGGCGATCAGGATGTCGACGCAGTTCGCCGTCCCCTCCGACAtctttgctgctgctgttgcttctcttcctttcctttgttgctgctgctggatcGGAGGaccttctccctctctccttctccTGCTTGATGCTGTTGGCTCTCAGTGCCGTGCTCTGGTAGTCTGTTTGTTTGCTGTGCTTGGATTCCTCCTTTCCTTTGGTCCGGGTGATTTTATAGACCGGGGGGGGACAGGTAGGTAGGAACACGAGAAAAACGAGGTGCGACGATGGCGCGGGGTGCCACGTGCCGGGGCCCCGCGAGGCGTACAAGTGGCGCCCATGCCAGTCATGAACACTGCTTGCCAGTCATGCCAGGCAGTCAAACAAGCCGTTTGCGTCTGCGTGGCGCATGCTGCCAGAGATGGTGCTAGCTAGAGCTAGAGATGGAATTCCTTGGCTGCTAAGCACCCTATCCCTCCATCTATCCTTTCTACTCCGATCCTACGCGCCGAAGCCAATAGTTCCACGCGGCTCGCGAATTGCGATTGCGACTTCCTTCTGTCTCGTACGTCCTCCACGCGGTGATGCTGACCGGCCGGCCCAATCGGACCCCTGGCAGTAGTCACACCCAGCTGCCACGTACTACATACAACTCTTGCCATTCTTGCAACCCCTCTTGGCGTGCAATTTCTGATGCTGCAGGCAGGGTGCATgctgaagaaaaggagaagctGCCGCGGGGTGAACATCACAGCCGGCCACGGAAAGAACATTACCCTCCCGCGCGCAAAGCAAAAATGCTAAGGAAGATGCGCGTATGGGCTGGGCTGTCCACCCGAACACAGAGAGACGTGGCACCTTTTTGACTTGCCAACGCCAGCCAGCCAATCTACTACTGTATTAGTACAAATGCGACCTGGCCAGGACGGCGACGGCTCATGAATTCGTGATAACCTTtcctacgtatctagacatatatgcatctagatccatataaaaattttatatttaaaaaaattcaaatgaatagtaatttggaacggagagagtagcaATTTAGCAAAGTATTGATGGCCCAATGCTTTGCATCGGGTGGGTAAGAGAGAGGCAGCAAAAAATGGCAGCCCAATTCATGACCCAAACGTTTCCAGTTATCAGGCCCAGAATAGTACGCTTGGGCATATTGATGGCCCATAACACCCTCCAACGATACtagtccgcccgccgccggctgctgtGTCCCATTCACAAGCTCATCCGTCGTCCAATCCATCATCAACCATTGAGCAGGAAGCCCTAGACCAGAGATCAGATCATCAGAATATCAGATCGGAGTGGCGTACATCATCgaccgacggccgccgccgcggatcgTCAagcatctactccctccgttcacgAACTCCAAAGAGAAAATTAATAGGAAAGACCGAAAGAGGCAAAGGACGACCAAGGTTAGTGAAAAGCCGGATCATGCAGCATAACTCTATTGCTGTGGTCTGTGGAGTCAATTCCTTTTTGTTAACCATGCATCTTGCAGTGCTCTAGCTTTGCTTTGAAGCCTAGTCATCATGGATCCTATCCGTAAGCAGGAACTATCTCGCTACTACCCTTTTTTGGGGTAGATGATTAGTGCCTTGCCCATCTTTTAACAATGCATGTTACTGAAGATTGAAGGTATATTCAACAATGGATGTCACAGAGTCAAGGCACCGGCATCAGGGAATAAACACTCTGACACTATACATACATATTGCTGAAGGCATGCAAACAACAATGAACACATCCTAGGACTAATAATGTCAGGCAGGCAGCATCCCCACGGCAAACAAATTTTGGCTGAAAACCCTTCGAGCTTAGGGACAATGAGCAGCTTGCTCAACAATTCTCTTCAGGATTGTAGTCCTACGTCTGAATCAAAGGGATTGAAGACTTGCAACTTTCTCTTCTTCTGCTCGCTTCTTCGGCCTGcggaaaacataaaaaaatgttTGTGAACTTCTACACAGCCTAATCATCGTTATTTTATCTTCCTCTTTTAACTGGCAAGCCATTGAAGCACACCCAAAATAACAGCTTCAAGAAATAGTATAATTCACAATTACTAAAGTGAATTCACTGATGATGAATGTTCAATATCAGCTATTTCCTCACCTACTAGAATTATTAGGCTCCTCTTTTCCATCTTCCTCATTAGCTACAACGTCGACAACGGGCTCATACAGATACCATTCCTTCCTTTTCCTGATACAACAAAACAGAAAAGAACAAACAAGGCAGTTTCAAGACCAAACAATAGTAAACTAGTACGGTGTTAGTTCAAAAACAAAGCGAACATTATCAGTCAACAATTCCCTGCCTTACATGCCTATCAGTTGACATAAATGACACCATCATAACCAAATACACCAATCATTAGCGGATCAATGTTTCTAGAAGAAAAGATGGTACCGAATGACGCTTCCTTTGCTGCCGAAATACTTGAACAAGTCCACTGCATTGTTCACGGCTTTGCTGCAGAACATGAAGGAGGGCTTTAGTTTGATATGCTGATTTAATCTGTATGCATCCACCCTAGATTTTCTCTTCAAGAGAAACAGTAAATTCCTCCACGAACCTATTCGAAGAAAATTCTGGTGCTCGCCTTCCCTTCTTGGACAATTGCTTTTCTCTCATAACAGAGACACTCTGACTAGCAATCTGCAAAGCAAATTATTAATAGAAAGCCTTATCAGCAAAAAAGAAGATTCACAGTAGATATGAAGATTAAcaatttttgttttttaatagAAGGCCTTATTCCCCAAAAAAGATTAACAGTAGATGTGAAGGAACTGCAGCAAAACTTTCCAAGTTCTGCTGCCAAAGAACATCAAAGCAGTTTCATGATATTGTGATCTCTTGCACAGAAAAGTTCTCTAACCTCATAAAGCTGCTCACGGATGGAAACAGCTATTGCAGGCTGCGCATCAAACAAAAGACACTGTCAACGTAAACCAAAGctgcaaaaaataattaaacaaaaAAGAATTGCAGTGCAAAAAGTATTCATATAACAGCAAACTATGACTATGCCAATCATGAGCTCCTCACCCATGGAAAATTACAAAGATTTGACAATAATAGTAGTAGCATTTTAATTGATATTGCAACATAGTTGAATGCAAGTTCTTCTCATACAGTAATCCCATCTGTATAACAATTAGGGGGGATTGCAAATGTGTAAGTGGGGGCCATCTAAGATGGGAAACCGTCATTATAAAAAATGTTTCAGTTCAATTAACAGTTCATTACATTGAATAATCAGAAATTCAGTATTTAAGGCATACCCCAACTTCAGGATCTGTAACGTTCAAATCATCACATAACGTCCTTGCAAATTCCTCAGGGTCACTATCAAGGTTGCCAATATCCTAACAGCCAAAAATAGACATGAATTAGAGCAAATGGACATGAGGACTCCTAAAAACTACAAATACACACATACATACCCATAAGAACTGGTCTCTTATTACAGTGTTGTTCACTCGGAGGTCAATCTGCATATTCACCGTGCATAAGCTGTCACTTGAGTACATAAACTCCATTCATGTGAGGCTACAAAACAAGAGGCCCAGAAACAAGTCTGCTGATGTGCAACCAGCAGCCAGAGAAGCAAACCAAACCTTGAGAGGCACAATCTTCTCCTTGATCTGCATCTCCTGCCCCTCGTAGGAGCGGAACTCCGCAAGTTGCCCCTGTTCGGAACAATACAACTAATCAGTAGTGAGAAACAAAGGTGAGACATTGCAAAGCAGGGCAAGCAAGCAACTAAAAAGAGAGGCACCTGGATGGACTGGAGCATCTGGGGGACGAAATTGGCCGGCAGCTTGAGGTCCTTGGCCGTCCGCTTTGCGAAGCTGATGATCTCTGAGTCGGGGTCTGCGCGCCAGGTGCGGTAAGGGAATCAATCCGGCGGCCAAGCGAGGGGCGCAAAAGCAAGTGGGAGATGAAGCAAGAAGAAGCGAAGGGGATGCAGGCAGGGCTACCGCGCGGGTTCCAGGTGAAGGCGTCCCTGTAGCGCTGGCCGTCCacctcgatgtcgacgcgtaTCGGCACCAGGTTGTCCCTCGTCGGCCTGCGGCGCGGAGGAGCCAGAGGGGAACGAATCAGCCACCACGGCCTCTTTCTCCGCAGCAATCGATCCGAGGTCTCCCTCTGATGGAAGAGGGttaggagggagggagagggcgtACATGCGGAAGTTGACGGTGGATGGCCTGGAGGCGCCGAGGCTGACCGTCTTCATCTCTCTATTTCTCGCCGGCGGTCGATGCACCAACGCCGCCGTCCGTGCCCGCCCGATGCTTCTTCGGTCTGCGCCGCCGTGCTACCTACGTGAGGAGAACGGTCTGTTTGGGCCCTGATCTTTCGAGGAATCTTTATTTGGACCGGACTCTGGAACGATGACGAATGGGCCGTAACCTTAAACCTGGCGGACCGGCCCAGTCTTGTATCACCTCGAACAagactagaaaaaaaaacattccagACCAAACAGAACTAAATGTCTgggctttttttttattttttttattttagtattttgcagaaatatataatcaaataaaaaaaatggcaaaACTAGGCTATTGTCGTCGGCCCAGCCGGTGGAAAAGCCTTACCGCCAGCCGGCGACAAGGGTACACCCCTCCACACcgtactttcaaaaaatcataactaattcatatcaacttggatggagacaaactttatatgaaacttgtatatctcgacgagatctacaactttgcacttaaaatttttttcatttaatgtcatattggtactcaaataatcgacacaagtttcagatctaaaatttaatttttagaACTGAaatttgtgtcgattatttcagCAATTAAATGGCTCTAAATAAAAacaatttgaactacaaagttgtaaatctcgtcgagaactacaatttttatataaatattatttttatctgagctcatatgaattagttatcattttttgaaagtgtgctgcccaatttcagatctaaaaattgaattttagatctgaaactcatgtcgattatttgagcaccaatatgacattaaatgaaaaatgttttaactacaaagttgtagatcttatcgagatctacaagtttcatataaagtttatctccatccaaattaatatgaattagttatgtttttttgaaagtgtggtgCGGAGGGGTGTGCCCCTTATCGCCGGCTGAGCCGGCGGTAAGGTCCTTCCGCCGATCCAACCGCCGCCGGCCAGTGACGACAGTCTagttttacaattttttcatccaactatatatttctgcaaaatcaaaaaaaaaatataaatgtctGATGAACGTCAAGTACTGGCAGAAGGAAGTAGAACATAAGAATAGACTAAGAGCTCTGTACCTATTATTGAAAATGATTGTATCAAGTTTTcttaaacacaaaataaaatagcTACATCAGAACAACTTCATCAATGACAAGGATCCTCATGCTATTTTCTTTAGAGTAAACGGGCATTTCTCATGTATTTAAAATACATAATCACACTCTATATTGTTAttgtatactccctccattctcttttgatacaAATATTTCCAAATCCGAGAAATTCTATTTTGATAATCTTATTTCAATAAACTGTCCATCCACTTAATGATTGTCTTGAGCCTTATGCATAACCCTTCATTCTTCCATGCGATATTGGCTACATGGACATCAAGAAATCTAGGCCTTAATAAATCGCTTATTTACGAGGAATAGTAATGACGTAATTAAATGGATGATAagtaggattgttttatttggTCATTGTGACAAGGTGAAATAGGACTATTAAAAGAAAATGGAGGGTATTTCAGTAGTGAAAATAACATGTTGGTTGGTACAATCATTATTTGTTAGGCTTTTCCCATAACAGATTGAATTGTGTATCTTCGTGAGAAGTACTATACCGTAGTGAAAATAATAATTTATAGGATTTTTGTTGCTGGCCTGCTGGGTGATAAAAGGATGTCTTAGAAGAGCAAACAATTTGGACAAGCTTAAGCATGTACTTAAGGGCATAAGGCGGTTACGATGCGAACGCGATTCACCAGGCACTAGTTCTATCGTCATGGAATATGCAAGCATAATAAACAATCATTGAATTGACAAAGAGATCCGGTCATATGGTAATCAAGTAAAGGCGCAAAAGTTCACATCGAAAGCGATGGTAGTTGAATGGACATAAAACGACAATACCTTGATTGAGTGAACACGATCTTCggcggaaaaaaaaatcccaggACCCATTTTGATTGTGCTATGTATCTACCGTACATTATATTGTTTGGTGAGCATTCATAATCGAAACTGCCGGTGCTTCTTAATTAGCTAGATGACTAAATATCAGTCTGGCTCCATATCCATGATTGTATGAGCCAACTTTAAGcgtgtatatatatgcataccTATATTTATGATTTTCTATTAAATTATTTATGGAATTAAAAAATATTATGCAAGTACTCTTAGATACTAATCTACACATACACCTCTTATGTTTTCAAACCATAGTTTCCAAACTATTGATAATCAAATCACAAGAAATTGATCATATACCTTACACAAAAGGGGGAGTCTAGTTTAACCCTCCAACTCTAGCATGCTAGTTCGATTTTGAACCCTAAACGACAAAACAGGACACCATCATCCAACTATTAAAATTGGATAATTAAATTTGGTCCTTTAGTTGGTTTCAAAGGTGGTTTACTATTTTTTAGAAATAACAAAAATATGGTTTAATCTCTAAAAGTTCACAACTATTTCATTTTAAATCAAAAAAATATGATCTtatgctgattttttttctaaaaatataatCTATCTCGTCACGCCGGAGTCGTAGGAGCCGGAGGAGGTCGCTGCGCCGGACTCGAAGATGGAGGTGGTGCTGGACTCGCTGATCGCGCCGGACTCCATCACGCCAGAGTTGTAGGAGCTCGCACCGGACTCGGAGATGGTGCCGGATTCCTTGCCGCCGGGCTCTTTTATATGCGCTCATTGTCATCTCGTGCATGAGGATCGCCAAGCATGGAATCGTGCGCACTCGTGGTTCTGGCCATGCTCTAGTTGCGGTCTTGTCCACGCGGACTACATAATCGACGCCATGCTTCACGGCCTTGACGAGTTCGACTACGAGCTTTTCATTAACCATTACAAGGAGCTGCTGCTGGGAAAGGATGACGCCAAAGTATCGGTAAGATAACTAGCTTTAGTTCTAATTAACTGTTACAAGGATGTCTCTACTAATTAAGTTAACTAGCATCATTCTAATTGTTTGATGCAGCAAGAGTAGCCTCGGCTTCATCTAGCAAAGATGGTTCACAAG harbors:
- the LOC117846828 gene encoding chromatin structure-remodeling complex protein BSH → MKTVSLGASRPSTVNFRMPTRDNLVPIRVDIEVDGQRYRDAFTWNPRDPDSEIISFAKRTAKDLKLPANFVPQMLQSIQGQLAEFRSYEGQEMQIKEKIVPLKIDLRVNNTVIRDQFLWDIGNLDSDPEEFARTLCDDLNVTDPEVGPAIAVSIREQLYEIASQSVSVMREKQLSKKGRRAPEFSSNSKAVNNAVDLFKYFGSKGSVIRKRKEWYLYEPVVDVVANEEDGKEEPNNSSRPKKRAEEEKVASLQSL
- the LOC117847079 gene encoding chitinase 10, coding for MARLFLPAILLALVLVVSNAGAAEAAWWSGWRWDCLFPNNGRGGYGDHGHDGDLPSHSHSHVASIVTEDLYRSFFLHKDDAACPARGFYNYTSFLRAADAFPAFGGDGGNATRRREVAAFLAQISHETTGGWATAPDGPFAWGLCFKEEINPQSNYCDANNTQWPCVPGKSYHGRGPIQLSWNYNYGPAGKAVGFDGLREPEVVAGDPEVAFKTALWFWMTPRAPKPSCHDVMVGRYRPSGDDLAKNRTAGFGLTTNIINGGIECGPSGKPAPVEDRIGFFKRYCGMLGVDVGPNLDCANQQPYSSPS
- the LOC140222328 gene encoding hydrophobic protein LTI6B gives rise to the protein MSEGTANCVDILIAIILPPLGVFLKHGCGHEFWICLLLTFLGYLPGIIYAIYAITK